One window of Cucurbita pepo subsp. pepo cultivar mu-cu-16 chromosome LG19, ASM280686v2, whole genome shotgun sequence genomic DNA carries:
- the LOC111782257 gene encoding ras-related protein RABE1a-like, translating to MAAPPARARADYDYLIKLLLIGDSGVGKSCLLLRFSDGSFTTSFITTIGIDFKIRTIELDGKRIKLQIWDTAGQERFRTITTAYYRGAMGILLVYDVTDESSFNNIRNWIRNIEQHASDNVNKILVGNKADMDESKRAVPTSKGQALADEYGIKFFETSAKTNLNVEEVFFSIARDIKQRLADTDSKSEPQTIKINQADQGAGAAQAAQKSTCCGS from the exons ATGGCTGCTCCTCCTGCAAGGGCCCGAGCCGATTATGATTATCTCATAAAGCTCCTCCTGATCGGTGATAGTG GTGTGGGGAAGAGTTGCCTTCTTTTGCGTTTCTCGGATGGTTCATTTACTACAAGTTTCATCACAACCATTGG CATTGATTTTAAGATAAGGACCATAGAGCTGGATGGAAAAAGGATCAAGTTGCAAATTTGGGATACTGCTGGACAGGAGCGATTTAGAACAATTACAACTG CTTATTATCGTGGAGCCATGGGTATTTTGCTTGTGTATGATGTAACGGATGAGTCCTCCTTTAACA ACATTAGAAACTGGATTCGTAACATTGAACAACATGCTTCTGACAATGTTAACAAAATACTGGTGGGTAACAAGGCTGACATGGATGAGAGCAAAAGG GCTGTCCCCACCTCAAAGGGTCAAGCTCTTGCAGATGAATATGGCATCAAGTTCTTTGAGACA AGTGCCAAGACAAACTTAAATGTGGAAGAAGTTTTCTTCTCAATAGCTAGGGACATTAAACAAAGACTCGCTGATACTGATTCAAAATCCGAG CCTCAGACAATCAAGATTAATCAAGCAGATCAGGGGGCAGGGGCTGCACAAGCTGCTCAAAAATCGACATGCTGTGGTTCTTAA